The window TCCGGCGTCCGCGTCCCCGGCCTGCGCCCCCGCCTCCAGCGCAGGGGACCGAGCGCCGTCGCCCTCCGCCGCGGGCACGGGCGCGGCACGGGTGACCATCTCGGGTGCGGGCACCGTGGTCGGCCGGTGGTACAGCGTCAGCACCAGCACGACGGCCAGGGCGCCCAGCACGGCCAGGACGATCACCGCCCGACGGGACAGCGCCGCCCGCGGCGGCCATCGCAGTGCCAGCCGTTCCAGGAGCGAGCCGGACGGCTCGGGGTCGAACTCCGCGTACCCCGACGGCGGGCGCTCCGGGCGCCGGTGCCGTCCTTCTGCCGGGTCGGGCCACGGCTCCGGACCGGGTGCGCCCTCCGACGTGCCGGCACGTCGGGCGGACAGGGCGGTCCCGGGGTCCGGCTCCTCCCCGGTGTCCCGCTTGACGGGCCCTGCGGTCCTCGCGCCCCGGTTCTCCCCCGAGGTCCGCGGTGCGGGCACGGTCGCCTCCCCCTCCCGGTTCACCACGCAGGGCCGTGGCGCGGTCGCCGTGGCCTTCCCGTTCCGGTTCCCTTCCGAGGTCCATGGGCCGGGCAGGGCCGCCTGTCCGCCCCGGTTCTCCCCCGAGGTCCGCGGGACGGGTACCGTCGCCTCTCCAGTCCGGCTCCCCTCGGACGGACCCCGCACGGCCGCAGACCTGCCCGGGGCGGAACGAGGGGGAGCGGTCACGCCGAGCAGGTCGTCGGGGTGGCGCTCGGGCCAGGCCTTCGAGGGCACGGGACCCGTGCCGGGAGCGGGCGGCGCGTCCGGAGGCCGATGGGTATCGGCCTCGGCGCTTCCCGGGGGCCGACGCCTTCCAGCCTGATCCGGGGCGGACCGGGCCGAGAACCGGCCTTCTTCCCCGGCGGCGGTCGTCCCCGGGGCGACCGGCCTGGCCTGCCTCCGGCCCGGGCGGTCACCGGAGGCGCTCCCGCCCCGCTGGCCCGGGCTCGGAGACCAGGTCACGGCGCCCTCGTGGGCCTCCGGCCGCTGGGGGCCGGTGACCGGACCTCGGCGGGGCGCGGCCTCGGAACGGCCTGTGCCCTCCGGGCAGGGTGCGCCGCCAGACGCCGCCGGACGGTACGGGGCGTGCGTCCCGGCCACCGCGTACGGCGCGCTCGGGATCGCCGGGACACCACGGGGAGGCGGCGCGGGCTGCGCGTGCGAGCGGGGGATACGCGCGCGCAGGCGCCGGGCGGCCGGTGAGGCGTCCAGGGTGAGCGCGCGGAGTCGGTCCTGCTGGTCGGTCGAGGGGGAGTGGCGCCGGTTGCGGCGCTGAACAGTCATAAGACCACGTTAGGAAGCCGGAAACGCTGTGTCAGCAGCCGATTCCAAGCTGTGGACAACTCCCGCCCGGGCCTCCTCGACCTGCGCGGACGGCGGTGGGCGGCATCGTCCGGCGCACGAAAAAACCCGGCCCGGTGCGTGCGCACCGGGCCGGGTCGAGCCTCAGTCTCAGGCGGACTGCAGGGAGTGCAGACGCTTGGCGATCGCGCTCTTGCGGTTCGCGGCCTGGTTCTGGTGGATGACGCCCTTGCTGGTGGCCTTGTCCAGCGCGCGAGCGGCGGCGCGCTGGGCGACGGTGGCCTTCTCGACGTCCCCGGCCTCGGCAGCCTCACGGAACTTGCGGACGGCCGTCTTCAGCGAGGAGCGCACCGCCTGGTTGCGGACACGAGCCTTCTCGTTCTGCCGAATGCGCTTCTTCTGCGACTTGATGTTCGCCATGCGAAAACGTGCTCCAGTTGATCTTGGTCATCGCGCCGACCGGACCAGGCGGCCCGACCCGCGGGCAGCCGTTCCGCGAGGGGCCGGCGTGGGCGCCGACGCAGGGTGTGTGAGTCCACAGGGCCCGAGGCCAATGTGGAAGTCCGAGACACGGACTTCCAGTATGCCTCACACGGGATACCGCTCGTGCCCTCAAGTGCCCTCAAATGCCCTCGGAGGACCTCACCAGCCCCGGGCTTTCGCGGCAGGGGCCTGCAAGCTTTACCTGTGGTCACTCCCGCGGCCTCTTGTTCTCAGCGGCCCTCAAGCCCCGCCGTCGTCTTTCCCTAGGACAGCAGCCACCCCTCCGTGTAGGCCGTCACGTCCTCCTCGGTCGCCTCGTCCCCCAGGTAGAAGGCCACCCCCAGGGTCATCCCCTCCGGCGGATCGGCCTCGGTCACGCCCAGCCGGACGGCCTCCAGCGCGGTCGCCAACGATTCGTCCGCCTCCTCCGGCGCCCACTCGCCACCGCCGTACGTGGGCAGCCCGAACCGCACCGCCACGCCCTCACGCGCGCGCAGGGCGGTCACCGCCTCGGTCACCTGCCGCACCATGAACCCGCCGTACAGCGCGTCGCCGGGCATTCCCGCCCCCACACCCGGCAGCACGACCTCGTCGGCGTGCTCGGTCACCCGGTCCAGGTAGCCCTTGGACCAGTACCTCTCCTCGCGCTCCATGACGAAGGAGGGCATCCGACCGCCCGGCACCAGCTCCACGTGGTGGGCCTGCACCGACAGCACGGGTTCCCCGCCC is drawn from Nocardiopsis dassonvillei subsp. dassonvillei DSM 43111 and contains these coding sequences:
- a CDS encoding helix-hairpin-helix domain-containing protein, which codes for MPAPRTSGENRGARTAGPVKRDTGEEPDPGTALSARRAGTSEGAPGPEPWPDPAEGRHRRPERPPSGYAEFDPEPSGSLLERLALRWPPRAALSRRAVIVLAVLGALAVVLVLTLYHRPTTVPAPEMVTRAAPVPAAEGDGARSPALEAGAQAGDADAGAAGDAAPKDDLVVHVGGEVSAPGLYTLPSGSRVADAVEEAGGALPDADLDLLNLARPLVDGEQVLVGVPVPAGAGVTGSGPQGAGGLVDINRADRALLETLPGIGAVIADNIVSYREEHGPFRSVDDLLNVDRIGDKTLADLQPHVTVG
- the rpsT gene encoding 30S ribosomal protein S20, which produces MANIKSQKKRIRQNEKARVRNQAVRSSLKTAVRKFREAAEAGDVEKATVAQRAAARALDKATSKGVIHQNQAANRKSAIAKRLHSLQSA